ccgccccgccacgcaccgcaccggaccggaccgagtcgggtcgaagggcgatttgggcgaatgtctcggcgtctcgcgtacgcgaggcgacctgggcgaggattttatttatttgagaattattttaattcgaatttatttatcggtgattggattattgggctgggttctgaaataggctaagtagtctaaatatattgaacctgcaaataatctgatctgtaacaagttctgatattagaatcagaacttaagaactgatgaataaaatcagaacttaacaagttctgatatcagaatcataacttaagtactgatgagtcgaatcagaacttaagtactgatgagttaaatcagaacttaacttaagttctgataataatgtgggtgttaatgtgaaaagctgttacaaataatttaaattcaaaagctgatcagttttgattttttcattaatgaattcaaaatctgatcagtttttattttttattaatgaagcagtttaattcagacattaagtgtgttgacaatttcatttttcctctcctataaatagaggctaaactgaatgaataatAAAAAGagaacacactacattctcatctcttctcttcaacctctctgcatttctctcccacaagaactgaagtgctgatattttccggcgactgaggtgctggtcgaagtggaggttttgttgctgctgttaacataaactccgagctgttttatcctggtggagatattgcgcacatcccaaacgcagcaggtagggggcaataatctcttcaagagcagccaggacttcgagcaaggcctggtgactcagctgtaatcattttcttggcgttttgtatctataaacctttatttcagtcactgttgaaagctatggtttcgggtacatctttctttctctctacgttatttcagttactgattttgtttacctgcatgttttgttttgttaactgtggtcttggcctaaacttgttaaattctttatacacttgcctctatgttgctatacttgttagtgagatTCTCAACATTATTTTCTTGCCAAGTTTTTTTTGATAACCCGGTGTCCAGACCAGCAATCCCGGAGAGTGCTAGCACAACATCCCGCCGCCATGACCCTCTACTTAAATCCGAAGTCTCTAAAGTCCCGAACTCAACCAGAGCTACCTTGCTAGGTTGCGTGGTATGCAGGGTCATTGTGAAAATGGAAGAGAATTGAGAGATTGAAATTATCTACTTTTGGAGAGCTTTTTAAGGTTCATCTGTCGTCTCCTCTTTCTCATGTTCAGTTTTTGCTCCCTGCAAAAACAATTATGCAGCAATCCaaatttcttgattttatttgcaaacAGCAATATCAACTGGAAATTTTCATGTCTGCAGAATGATCGCTTACTTTGAATTTAACTATACACGTGGCTCTAGCTTCTGTTAGAGCATCCACAGCCCTCGGGGTCGACTCCCCGGGACACTTACACATTTCCCGCCACGTCACCCGAAATGACCCCATAAAAAATGACCCCAACCTGTTCAATGTTAAGCCCACTTCTCACATTTGTGTAGGACCccttatattattattatattactCCCTCTGTTTCATTTTATTTATCTCTTGACTTTTCTGCACACATCTCGAGATGTATTGATCGCATagtaaaaattattatttttaaaattttctctTTGTAAATAATTTAcgttatatatttttattcaggaaaagaaaattttaaaaattattattttaactatacgGTTAAAGCACTTAGAAATGAGTGCAGAAAAATCAAGCGACTATTAAAATGAAACAGAAGGTGTATATATctaataattgtttttattatttgattttaattttaatttattagtacaaaaattttaataataaaattaaagtgattaattgttttaaaaatgtcactaaaataaaaatatataactcgTAATTAAAATGcatcatattattaaaaaaacATGAAATTGAAAATAACACACAAGAAAACATAAGTGGGAATGAACCAACTTTATATTACAACGTTAATATTTATTAACGTTAACATTACAACGTTTATATTCAGTTataaattttgattataatttgAGTAGCAAGTGGGTACAGCTTTTGTGAAAAGTAGAGGAAAATAATAATAGAAAACCAAGTGTCCCGGCCCGGGGAACAGACACCATGCCATTTACTATGATTTAGTGCAACGCTGTCCAGTGTCACATTTGAAGGGGACAGGTCTCTTCGCGTGTCCCGAGACCTAAATAGGCCCCCGCTGCACTTGCTCTTACAACTGCGGAAAAAGGCTAACTAAACACTGGTGTAGCTGTCAGAGAGACATTACCGTCGAACTGTGCAACAGATTTATTTATCCACTGTTAAATTTGTGTTTGTGCGATATGACCATCGGATAGATTTGCTCTGCTTTTAACAATTCGTAAGCCAGCTTAAATGTAAAGGGTAAACTCCGACATTGCATAAAGATCCCCTTTTTAAGAATAATATAAGACCCTGATCCTGAAAAGGACCTTCCTCTAACACCCTTACTCGGGAAGGAACAATTTAGTTTGTTCGAAATGTGTACACTCATAGGTGAACTCTGGCATGATTTAAATGACTCCTCGATATGGTTCTGTCAGTAGTAACATGAACTCTGATGCCTGTGCTTATTGCAGTGGTATCTAATGACTGATTACCTCCAATAAAGGACACACAATACAGCCAGAGTCGAACCCATGGGGCGAAAACGTAAAAACTTTTAACCATTTCAGCTATCTAAACAAAATAGCTTTGTGTAGAAGTTTAAGAACTTGTGACGTATCCGCACTTCATTTGCCAGTGCCCACATATACAATACATGATTGTTCGAATATTCGAACCTACGAAGGGCTATTATTTACGGTTAAACTTCAGATTGATCACTTAACTCAAGATTATATATTAGTTTAATCTAGGGGTATAAACGCGTCAAACAGTTTAGTGATCATTTTGATATTTATTCCCTATTATGTATAATATAATTCAACCATCCGTACTTTATCTTATTTAAATATCATTATAATCGAAAATTAATTCGATTCGAAACTAATTTAATTCAAAACCAAATTAAATATCCAAATTGGTAAATCTACTAAAAAGATTAATATTTTTTGACTACATAAACGATCACTATTTTACCATAAATACAAAAtcaaaattattatcaaatagaGCGAAATGTACAGAATATACAAATTACACCGTTTCTAAGTAAGGATGTTTACGGCACGGTTTAGTGTGATTTGCGAAAACTTTAAAACATAATCCCATCACAAAAATTTGAAACCGCGTTTTGTAATATGACGACAATGTGTAAATATTGTATGCAGTATGGGCGATTTGATGAACACCTCCTTTCCGATTGGGTGCCCCATGTATAGAATGTGTGGACCAATTTTTATGCATAACTATAGCAGAATTTACTCGTACACATATATAGGCATTACCTAGCAACAAGCTAACAAAATTATTCACACATTGTCCCCCAATTTTTAGTTACTTATTTTTCGGCAAAAAATTAAACTTGTGAGCTCAACCACTCTTTTCTACCTAACCAAACCTTCTCATCATCTTACTGTAAGTAGATAAAAATTCACACTTTCTTGATTTTCCACTGAAAAAATTATTACTCTGTCCGTCCCctcaattgttatcgtttctgagATAATATTTGATATGTATTTAAGgtgaataaaaaatataattttataaaaaaaaatattttattgaataaaaataaaatatttaaatttttatttaatttcttttttCAAAAAAAGTTACGGAACTATATTTTATACGTGTGCCGAACACTTTCTGAAAAACGACTAAGCATAATATATAAGTcctctatattttattattattgttcTTGGTACTGTGTAATAAGTCATCTTACTGTGTAAGCAGATAAAAATTCATTCTTTCTTGATTTTCCACTATAAAAATTATTACTTTTTATAAtctatatatttattattattattttaattgtTCTTGGAACTGTGTGTGAAATTACAATGGGAAACACACAGCAAAGAGCTACACAAACCCAAGAAAATCTTGAAGAAAATGATCAAGAAAATGGGTCAATCATGACTTGTGAAATATGTATTGAGCCCATTTGTTTACCCAGCAAAAAGTTCAAGAATCAAGAAAAGTGTGCTCACCCATTTTGTGAAGAGTGTGTAATTAAGTATATTGAGGTGAAAATTGATGAAAGAGTGTGTGAAATCAAGTGCCCAGCTTTGAATTGTGTCCATTTTTTGGACCCTTTTAGTGTTAGGCCTTTGATTGCACCTAATGTGTTTGATAAATGGTGTGACTTGCTTTGTGAAAATGCTGTGTTGGGGTTTGAGAGGTGTTATTGTCCTTATAGGGACTGTTCTGTGTTGATTGTGAATGAGTGTGGTGGGTGTGTGAAGCAAAGTAAGTGTCCTAAGTGTGGGAAGATGTTTTGTTTTTCGTGTAAGATTGCGTGGCATGCTGGGTATAGGTGTGAGGAGGGGAGGGAGTTGAGGGATAGGAATGATGTTGCGTTTGGTATGCTTGCGGAGAGGAGGAAGTGGAAGAGGTGTCCGGTGTGTCTGCATTTTGTTGAGCTTGTTTCGGGTTGTTCTATTGTTAAATGCAGGTACTTTTTGTATAATTATGGTTTGAGTTTTGTTAATATGTGATTTTTAGAATGCAAGAGCTTTTGTTTAGTTGGTATTGTTAAGTTTGATGTTATTAGTTGAAATGATCTTTTGGTACCTCATAGTCGCGGTTTTAGAACTACTAAGCTAAGAATGATGGTAGTCTAGTGTTTGTTACCCTTGTGAACTATTAGTCCAACCTTGCACTTGCGTTACAACAACTTAGCCACACTGAGACCAAGGAAACGCACGAGTTAGGGGAAAGTGTACAAGAGCTTCGACTAATTGAGCTTTGTATAACACAACAAATGTCAAACTTTGGATGTGTACCTACTTAAAACCCTCTCTTCTCTGCCAAGGAGAACTCAAGATGTGTATATAATGTCATGTTTTTAGTAAGAATATTACACAAGATAGACTTAGATCCGACCTTCCTAGATGTAAAAAGTATATTGAAGAGTTCTCTAGAAGCTACTCGAGTCACGAGTCTAGTGGAAGCTTCGATATTGCTCCACAAAGATCTAAAGACTTCTGGTCTTCCACCATCAAGCACCTTGTAAAAAGGTTCTCCTCCACCATATTCCCCATATTCTAGAGCATCTTGATACTCCGTAGAATGTTTCACTATTACAAAGATTTTGGATGCCCTCATTGGCCCTTGTCATCAATGATAGATCTCCAGGCCAGGTCAGCACATCAGCGCGATGACGCTTGGCTCTCCGAGAGTTGAGCGTTCTTTCCCTGACCCCTGTCCGCCAACAAGCTAAATTTCGGTGGACCATGATGTTAAGCTCTTACAATGTTGTTGTTCAGTCTCAGCTCTTACAAGTGTCTTTGTCCAACTCAAACAATCAGAGCTGCTTTTCTCAACCAATCTACAGCAAAAATGTCTAAAAATAAAAAATGCACCATCAGTACACCGAATGAAATGTTTTACTGCCAAGACGAAATTAGTTACTGGATTGAATGCAAAAGAGCAATACTTGCGCTCGAGTGAGTGTTGAACTTTATATTACTTTTCATAAACTACAGAAATGGAGGTGTCTTGTGCATGTAATAGACGTTTGTGGTGGGAACTGGGAAGTGATTATTGCGCCTTGTTGATTCTGCTTTGACATTAACGG
This sequence is a window from Apium graveolens cultivar Ventura chromosome 9, ASM990537v1, whole genome shotgun sequence. Protein-coding genes within it:
- the LOC141687488 gene encoding E3 ubiquitin-protein ligase RSL1-like isoform X1, with translation MGNTQQRATQTQENLEENDQENGSIMTCEICIEPICLPSKKFKNQEKCAHPFCEECVIKYIEVKIDERVCEIKCPALNCVHFLDPFSVRPLIAPNVFDKWCDLLCENAVLGFERCYCPYRDCSVLIVNECGGCVKQSKCPKCGKMFCFSCKIAWHAGYRCEEGRELRDRNDVAFGMLAERRKWKRCPVCLHFVELVSGCSIVKCRYIFHMLFPCIWFSIFAKAIQVLEDVALTFVTAVGKRLIGIGVGVRDTIAAMCSAYLFSLQYYCS
- the LOC141687488 gene encoding E3 ubiquitin-protein ligase RSL1-like isoform X2, giving the protein MGNTQQRATQTQENLEENDQENGSIMTCEICIEPICLPSKKFKNQEKCAHPFCEECVIKYIEVKIDERVCEIKCPALNCVHFLDPFSVRPLIAPNVFDKWCDLLCENAVLGFERCYCPYRDCSVLIVNECGGCVKQSKCPKCGKMFCFSCKIAWHAGYRCEEGRELRDRNDVAFGMLAERRKWKRCPVCLHFVELVSGCSIVKCRCGTDFCYSCGKKVNRHWCRCQRYYSRNVFCVFILITILLFLIGMFCFSATNPNAHW